Within the Aminivibrio sp. genome, the region CGGTATGAAGTACGTCCCCTTTGAAGAACTTCTGAGGACGAGCGACATCGTGAGCCTCCACGTTCCCCTGACGGAAGAGACGCGCCATCTGCTTGACGGGGAGAAACTGGCCATGCTCAAGCCCGGAGCCTTCGTCATCAACACGGCCCGGGGCGGGCTGATCGACGACGATGCCCTTCTTGCGGCAGTACTGGAGAAACGGATTGCGGGCGCCGGCCTGGACTGCCCGGAGCGGGAACCCCTGGGGCCCGACCATCCCATGCTCCGGCAGCCCAATATTGTCATCACCCCCCACATCGGGGGAGCGACCTCCGACCTGGCGGACGCCATGATTCCCATGATCGCGGACAATATTCTCCGTCTCGCCCGGGGGAAAGAAGTGCGGTACGTGGTGAACCCCGGGGCAAACAGGGTACATCCGGCTTCATGACGGGATGAGGTGAGGGGATTTTCGGCCGGACTGTCTCCAGCCGCGCTCTCGCCAGATTCTCCCCGCGGGGGACAAAGGCGCCCCGGATGCCGTTCCACGGCTTCCGGGGCGCTGTTTCATCTGCGAAAGCCCCTCTCTCAGACTTCCGCCTTTTTGGCCCTGGCGTTCCGGATGCTTTCGGTGAGCTGGGGGACAATCTTCAGCGCGTCGCCCACCACGCCGTAGTCGGCGGCCTCGAAGATGGGGGCGGATGGGTCGGTGTTGATGGCCACGATGATCTCCGATTCCTCCATTCCGGCGAGGTGCTGGATGGCGCCGGAAATGCCGCAGGCGATGTAGAGGTCCGGGCGGACGGTTTTTCCGGTCTGGCCGACCTGGCGGTCTTTGCCGATCCAGCCTGCGTCCACGCCGGCCCGGGAGGAGGCCACGGTGCCTCCGAGGACGTCCGCCAGCTCCTCGAGGACGGCGAAGTTTTCCGGGCCGCCCATGCCCCGGCCTCCGGCGACGAGGACCCTGGCGTCCTGGATGTCCTTTTTGGAACTTATGGTCTTCACTATTTCAAGGATGTCCACGTTCCGGCTTTCCGCGAGGCCCTCCACCCTGACGATCTCCACCGGGGGACGGGCCCCTTCCGCTGGATCGGCCCGCCGCATCACGCCGGGGCGCACGGTGGCCATCTGGGGCCGGTGGTCCGGGCAGGCGATGGTGGCCATGATGTTGCCTCCGAAGGCCGGGCGGGTCATCATGAGGTTCCGGGTTTCCGGGTCGATTTCGAGCCCTGTGCAGTCGGCGGTGAGGCCGGTGTGGAGCCTGGCGGAGAGCCGGGGGGCGAGGTCCCTTCCCAGGGCGGTGGCTCCACAGAGGAGGATGTCCGGCGTGTACCGCCTGACTACTTCCGCCATGGCCCGGGTGTAGGGTTCGGTCATGTAGGTTTCGAGGGCGGGGTCGTCCACCACGACGATCCTGTCGGCCCCGTACCGTGCAAGTGTTCCGCAGAGGGGCTGTATGCAAGAGCCGAGGAGTGCCGCGGTGACTTCCGTGCCCAGGGCTTCGGCCAGTTCCCGCCCCTTGCCGAGAAGCTCCAGGGAGACGGGAGCGATCTCCCCGTCGGTCTGCTGGACGAAGATCATGACGCCGTTGCAGTTGTGCTTTTCCATTCCGTACACCTCCGTCACAGGACGAACTTTTCCTGGAGCCGCTCGGTGATCCAGCCCGCCGCGTCCCTGGCGTCCAGCTCGACCACGGTTCCTTTTCCCCTGACCGCTTTGGTGAAGGACTTCATGACCCGGGTGGGGGAGCCCTTGAGCCCGATGTTGCCGTCGTCTATGGCCAGGTCGGCCCGGGTGAGTATTTTCACCGTCCTGTCCCGGAAGGCTTCGAAGATCCCCCGGGGGGTCATGTAGCGGGGTTCGTTCAGCTCCGAGAGGGCGGTGACAAGGCAGGGCATCTCCGCCCTGAGGATGTGGCTGCGGTCTTCGTACTGGCGCTTTACCACCACGGTATTTCCTTCGATCCGCAGTTCTTCCGCATAACTGATGTTGGGTATGCCGAGGTGCTCCGCGATCTGGGGGCCCACCTGGGCGGTGTCGCCGTCGATGGCCTGCCGCCCGGTGATGATGAGATCGTACTCCAGGGCGGAGAGGGCGGAGGCGAGGGTGGAGGATGTGGCCCAGGTGTCGGCGCCTCCGAAGGCCCTGTCGGTGAGGAGGATGGCTGCGTCGGCCCCCATGGCCAGGGCTTCCCGCAGGGCGAGGTCCGCCTGGGGCGGTCCCATGGTGAGGACGGTGACATGGGCTTCGTACCGGTCTTTCAGGCGGAGAGCGGCTTCGAGTCCGGCCTTGTCGTCGGGGTTGATGATGCTGGGGATGCCCTCCCGGAGAAGGGTGCCGGTAACCGGGTCGAGGCGCACCTCGGTGGTGTCGGGCACCTGCTTGACGCATACGATGATCTTCATGGCCCTTCCTCCCTACTTCAGCAGCGCGCCGGCGATGACCATGCGCTGCACTTCGCTGGTGCCTTCGTAGATTTCGGTGATCTTGGCGTCCCGCATCATGCGCTCCACGGGGTAGTCCCGCATGTAGCCGTAGCCGCCGAAAAGCTGGACGCACTCCGTGGTGACCTCCATGGCGGTTTCGGAGGCGAAGAGCTTGGCCATGGCGGCCTCAACGGAGAATCTGCCCCCGGAATCCTTTGCCAGGGCGGCGTTATAGACCAGCATCCTGGCGGCTTCCACCCGGGTTTTGAGGTCGGCCATCCTGAACTGGGTGTTCTGGAAGGCCCCGAGAGGTTTTCCGAACTGCTTGCGCTCCTTGACGTAGGTGACGGTTTCGTCGAGGGCTCCCCGGGCGATGCCGAGGGCCTGGGCGGCGATGCCGATGCGGCCGCCGTCGAGGGTTCCCATGGCGATGGAGAATCCCTTGCCTTCTTTGCCCAGCAGGTTCTCCTTCGGTACGATGCAGTCTTCGAAGATGAGTTCGCAGGTGGAGGATCCGCGGATTCCCATCTTGAGCTCCTTTTTTCCCACGGAGAAGCCGGGGAAGTCCTTCTCCACGATGAAGGCGGAGATGCCCCTGGTGCCCTGGCTTTTGTCGGTCATGGCGAAGACGATATAGATGTCAGCCTGCCCGGCGTTGGTGATGAAGATCTTGCTGCCGTTGAGGCGGTAATTGTCTCCTTCCGGGACGGCCCGGGTCTGCTGCCCCGAGGCGTCGGTGCCGGCACCCGGTTCGGTGAGGGCGAAGGCCCCAAGCTTTCTGCCTGACAGGAGGTCCGGCAGGTATTTCCGTTTCTGTTCGGCGGTGCCGTACTTTTCGATGGGGTCGCAGGCCAGGGAGGTGTGGGCGGAGACGATGACCCCCGTGGTGGCACATGCCCGGCTCAGTTCCTCCACGCAGAGGACGTAGGTCAGGGTGTCGCACCCCTGGCCGCCCCATTCCCTGCTGCAGGGTATCCCCAGGAAGCCGTACCGGGCCATCTTTTCCACGGTTTCCGACGGGAACCGTTCGTTTTCGTCCACTTCCTGGGCGAGGGGGCGGACTTCCTTTTCGGCGAAGGAGCGAAAGAGCTGCTGCGCCATCCGGTGTTCCTTGCTCAGTTCAAAGTTCATCTGGTATTCCTCCGGTGTCGCCGCACTCCTCGCCCGGCCTCGGGGAGGCCGGGCGAGGGAGGCGGTTCTATTGGGTTGTGTTTTACAGCCGCATGCCGCCGTTGACGCTGAGCACGTGGCCCGTGACGTAGGATGCGTCGTCGCTTGCCAGGAAGAGGGCCGCCTTCGCGATCTCCTCCGGCTTTCCGAGCCGCCCGAGCATGGTCATGGCGGCGAACTTGTCCAGCAGGTCCTGGGGGACGGTACTGAGGATGTCGGTCATGGTGTATCCTGGGGCGATGACGTTCACCCGGACGTTGCCGCCCTTCATGGCGAATTCCTTGGCCCATGTCTTGGCGAGGCCAATCATGCCGGCCTTGGCGGCGGCGTAGTTTGCCTGGCCGATGTTGCCGTACTCGCCCACCACGGAAGAGATGCAGATGATGGATCCGCCCCTGTTCTCCTGCATGTGAGGGCCGATGAGGCGGGTGAGGTTGAAGATTCCGCCGAGGTTGACGTCGATGACCTTCTGCCACATGTCGTCGGTCATCTTCCGGGTGAGAGCGTCGCGGGTGATTCCCGCGTTGTTCACGAGGATGTCGATTTTCCCGAGCCGTTCGACCGCATAGTCGAAACATGCCCTGCAGGATTCCGGGTCGGAGACGTCGAGAGTGTATCCTTCCACGGACGGGTTTTCATAGGTGAGGGCCGACATGTCTCCCGCGATGACGCGGGCCCCCTCGGAGGCGAAGAGTTCCGCCATGGCCCTGCCGATGCCCCTCGCTCCGCCGGTGACTATGGCGGTTTTTCCCTGGAGTCTCATGGTGCGTTCCTCCTTCCGGTGCTATCCGTCCCAGCGCTCGAAAGCCGCCGAGACGCCCATGCCGCCGCCCACGCAGAGGGTGGCGAGACCCTTGTGTACGCCGCGCCGTTTCATTTCATGGAGCAGGGTGACGAGAATGCGGCAGCCGGAGGCACCCACGGGGTGGCCGAGGGCGATGGCGCCGCCGTTGACGTTGACCCGCTCCCAGTCCCATCCGAGCAGCTTGCCCACGGCGAGGGCCTGGGCGGCGAAGGCTTCGTTGGCTTCTATGAGGTCGAAGTCATCTATCTTCATGCCGGTCAGGCCGAGAAGTTTTCTGGTGCTGAAGGCGGGGCCGATGCCCATGACGGCGGGGTCCACCCCGGCCGAGGCGCCGCCGGTGAAAACCGCCATGGGAATGACGCCGAGTTCTTTGGCCTTCCGCTCGCTCATCACGACCACGGTGGCGGCCCCGTCGTTGATGCCCGAAGCGTTGCCCGCCGTCACCGTTCCGCCTTCTTTTTTGAAGGCGGGCTTCAGGGCGGCCAGGTCCTGTACCGTGACGCCGGGGCGGAAGTGTTCGTCCCGGCCGAAGGGCACCGTCTCCTTTTTGACCTTTACCGGCACGGGAACGATCTCACCATCGAACCGGCCTTCCTTCCATGCCGCCTCGCATTTCCGCTGGCTGGCGGCGGCGAATTCGTCCTGCATCTCCCGGGTGATTCCGTACTGTTCGGCCACGTTTTCGGCCGTTATTCCCATGTGATAGTTGTGAAAAACGTCGGTGAGGGCGTCGTAGACCATGGTGTCCACACAGGGGCTGTCGCCCATGCGGAAGCCGGTGCGGGCTTTTTCCAGGGCGTAGGGGGCGGCGGACATGTTTTCCATGCCCCCGGCCACCACGACCTCGGCGCTTCCGGAGCGGATCATGTCGGCGGCCAGGTTCACCGCCTTCAGACCGGAGCCGCAGACGTTGTTCAGCGTCAGGGCGGGAACCTCAACGGGGATCCCTGCGCCTACTGAGGCCTGGCGGGCCACGTTCTGGCCCCGGCACGCCTGGAGTATGCAGCCCATGAGGACTTCGTCCACCCGGGCTCCTTCCACGCCCGCTCTCTTGAGGGCTTCCCGGATTACAAGCGCCCCGAGCTGTTCCACGGGGGTGTCCGCCAGGCTGCCGCAGAATTTGCCTATGGGGGTGCGCACTGCGCCCGCCAGCACTATCCGTTCACTCATAGCGGAACTCTCCCTCCTTTTCACTTCGGGGGCATCACGGTGGCGGTGCCTTCGAGAAGCACCTTGCCGTCCTGGTTGGTGCAGACGGTTTCCAGGGTGACGATGTTTTTCCGGGGGTCCAGGGCGGTGACGGTGACCTTCGCTTCCACGGTGTCGCCGATGTGGGCGGGGGCAGTGAACTTCAGTGTTTGCCCGAGATAGATGGTGCCCGGACCCGGAAGCTGGGTGCCCAGGGCGGCGGAGATAAGCGAGGCGACGAGCATGCCGTGGGCGATACGGGTCTTGAAGCGGGTGCCCGAGGCGTAGACTTCATTGATGTGGGCCGGGTTCTGGTCTCCGCTCACCCCTGCGAAAAGGTACACGTCCGATTCGCTGAGGGTCTTCTGGAATACGGCCGAATCGCCAGGGGCGATCTCCGCTATGGTTTTTCCCTTCATTTCGTCCTCCTTCCGCACCCCGTCCGGGGCGGCTTTTTCACTGGATTCGCAGTGTGCGGTCAGGCGCTCCACGCACCCCACCGGACGGCGGTGGCTGCCCATGTGTAGCCGGTGCCCGCCGCCACGAGGACGGCGATGTCGCCATCCTTCAGCCTGCCGAGGGCTTCTCCGTTCCTGAGGGCGATGAAGGCGTCGGCGGACTGGCAGTGGCCGTAATCTTCAAGGACGAAGGAGTTCTCTTCCTTCAGGCCGAAGCTGGCGAGCATGGTCTCCAGGATGGAGCGTTTCATGAAGATGGGCGCGATGAAATCGACGGAGTCTTTGCCGTAGCCGCTCTTTTCGGCGGCCATTTCGATGACCCGGACGAAGTTGGCAAGGGTTACCGGGTCGAGCCGTTCCTTCATTTTCGCGATGTCCGCCACCCGCAGGAAGCGGTCGCCGTAGGGCATATTGCTGAAGTTCGCGAAGTTTTTGCATCCCACGCCCATGACGCCGATGTCGTCGGCGAAGCTGCCGTCGGTGATCATGGCGGTTTCCAGGATGACGTTCCGTTCCAGGCCCCTTTCCAGCAGCACGGCCGCAGCGCCGTCGCCGAAGTTGAACATGAACCGGGAATCGCCGTCGGCGTAGTTGATGAGGTCCCCCTCCTTGGAGGAGGAGACCAGCAGGACGTGCTTCAGCCCGTCGTCGGCGAGCATCATGCTCTTCAGCACCTTGAGGGAGTAGACTCCCGCCGAGCAGAGGCTGTGGATTTCAAAGGCGTTGGCGTTGACCGCCCCGATATCGTGCTGGATCTTTGCGGCGCAGTTGTAGAGGTAGTAGTCCTTGTACTCGCTGCCGCAGTACACCACCAGGTCGAGCCGGGCGGGGTCGAAACCGTTCAGCGCGTCGTGCGCGGCCTTCACGCCCATCTCCGACACGGATTCCTCCGGCGGAGCCTTGTGGACCAGGTTGATGCCGAATTTCTCCCGGATAACCTTCTCGGGAATTCCGGACGCCTGCGCGATGTAGGCGCTGTCCCGAATTCCCTCCGGGGTGTAGTATCCGATGCTGCGAATGCCCACGACGTCCCTGGTCAAATGCCTCACTCCCATCTAGTCCGTGGCCTTGCCGTAGAGTTCCACCACCTTCGAGACGACTATTTTTCCCACGTTGTTCTTGGGAACCTCGTCCACGAAGGTGATGTATTTGGGGATTTTGTACCGGGCCAGCTTCGAGCCGAGCGCGGTGATGATCTGTTCTTTTGTGACGGTCTTTCCGGGCTTCACCGAGACGACGGCCTTGCCCACCT harbors:
- a CDS encoding electron transfer flavoprotein subunit alpha/FixB family protein → MEKHNCNGVMIFVQQTDGEIAPVSLELLGKGRELAEALGTEVTAALLGSCIQPLCGTLARYGADRIVVVDDPALETYMTEPYTRAMAEVVRRYTPDILLCGATALGRDLAPRLSARLHTGLTADCTGLEIDPETRNLMMTRPAFGGNIMATIACPDHRPQMATVRPGVMRRADPAEGARPPVEIVRVEGLAESRNVDILEIVKTISSKKDIQDARVLVAGGRGMGGPENFAVLEELADVLGGTVASSRAGVDAGWIGKDRQVGQTGKTVRPDLYIACGISGAIQHLAGMEESEIIVAINTDPSAPIFEAADYGVVGDALKIVPQLTESIRNARAKKAEV
- a CDS encoding electron transfer flavoprotein subunit beta/FixA family protein: MKIIVCVKQVPDTTEVRLDPVTGTLLREGIPSIINPDDKAGLEAALRLKDRYEAHVTVLTMGPPQADLALREALAMGADAAILLTDRAFGGADTWATSSTLASALSALEYDLIITGRQAIDGDTAQVGPQIAEHLGIPNISYAEELRIEGNTVVVKRQYEDRSHILRAEMPCLVTALSELNEPRYMTPRGIFEAFRDRTVKILTRADLAIDDGNIGLKGSPTRVMKSFTKAVRGKGTVVELDARDAAGWITERLQEKFVL
- a CDS encoding acyl-CoA dehydrogenase — protein: MNFELSKEHRMAQQLFRSFAEKEVRPLAQEVDENERFPSETVEKMARYGFLGIPCSREWGGQGCDTLTYVLCVEELSRACATTGVIVSAHTSLACDPIEKYGTAEQKRKYLPDLLSGRKLGAFALTEPGAGTDASGQQTRAVPEGDNYRLNGSKIFITNAGQADIYIVFAMTDKSQGTRGISAFIVEKDFPGFSVGKKELKMGIRGSSTCELIFEDCIVPKENLLGKEGKGFSIAMGTLDGGRIGIAAQALGIARGALDETVTYVKERKQFGKPLGAFQNTQFRMADLKTRVEAARMLVYNAALAKDSGGRFSVEAAMAKLFASETAMEVTTECVQLFGGYGYMRDYPVERMMRDAKITEIYEGTSEVQRMVIAGALLK
- a CDS encoding beta-ketoacyl-ACP reductase, with amino-acid sequence MRLQGKTAIVTGGARGIGRAMAELFASEGARVIAGDMSALTYENPSVEGYTLDVSDPESCRACFDYAVERLGKIDILVNNAGITRDALTRKMTDDMWQKVIDVNLGGIFNLTRLIGPHMQENRGGSIICISSVVGEYGNIGQANYAAAKAGMIGLAKTWAKEFAMKGGNVRVNVIAPGYTMTDILSTVPQDLLDKFAAMTMLGRLGKPEEIAKAALFLASDDASYVTGHVLSVNGGMRL
- a CDS encoding acetyl-CoA C-acetyltransferase, which gives rise to MSERIVLAGAVRTPIGKFCGSLADTPVEQLGALVIREALKRAGVEGARVDEVLMGCILQACRGQNVARQASVGAGIPVEVPALTLNNVCGSGLKAVNLAADMIRSGSAEVVVAGGMENMSAAPYALEKARTGFRMGDSPCVDTMVYDALTDVFHNYHMGITAENVAEQYGITREMQDEFAAASQRKCEAAWKEGRFDGEIVPVPVKVKKETVPFGRDEHFRPGVTVQDLAALKPAFKKEGGTVTAGNASGINDGAATVVVMSERKAKELGVIPMAVFTGGASAGVDPAVMGIGPAFSTRKLLGLTGMKIDDFDLIEANEAFAAQALAVGKLLGWDWERVNVNGGAIALGHPVGASGCRILVTLLHEMKRRGVHKGLATLCVGGGMGVSAAFERWDG
- a CDS encoding MaoC family dehydratase produces the protein MGSHRRPVGCVERLTAHCESSEKAAPDGVRKEDEMKGKTIAEIAPGDSAVFQKTLSESDVYLFAGVSGDQNPAHINEVYASGTRFKTRIAHGMLVASLISAALGTQLPGPGTIYLGQTLKFTAPAHIGDTVEAKVTVTALDPRKNIVTLETVCTNQDGKVLLEGTATVMPPK
- a CDS encoding 3-oxoacyl-ACP synthase, yielding MTRDVVGIRSIGYYTPEGIRDSAYIAQASGIPEKVIREKFGINLVHKAPPEESVSEMGVKAAHDALNGFDPARLDLVVYCGSEYKDYYLYNCAAKIQHDIGAVNANAFEIHSLCSAGVYSLKVLKSMMLADDGLKHVLLVSSSKEGDLINYADGDSRFMFNFGDGAAAVLLERGLERNVILETAMITDGSFADDIGVMGVGCKNFANFSNMPYGDRFLRVADIAKMKERLDPVTLANFVRVIEMAAEKSGYGKDSVDFIAPIFMKRSILETMLASFGLKEENSFVLEDYGHCQSADAFIALRNGEALGRLKDGDIAVLVAAGTGYTWAATAVRWGAWSA